One region of Turicibacter bilis genomic DNA includes:
- a CDS encoding Stp1/IreP family PP2C-type Ser/Thr phosphatase, whose translation MFDQMCYKTDVGKIRPHNEDAVKIYKNQHCSIIVVADGMGGHEAGEVASAMVLKTIEQYFNEDLTFDDSEILRKWLKKILHQVNQDILTYIEDHHISHGMGTTAIVTVMTKSFIAFAHIGDSRAYLLSHHQLRQITKDHTFVRKLVEEGKLSEQEAKNHPHRNIIMNALGVNKELKFDYLVLEHYQLDAILLCTDGLTSMVDDQEILAILSKQTSTEEKVNLLIEVANRNGGKDNISVALCERLEGSDSL comes from the coding sequence ATGTTTGACCAGATGTGTTATAAGACTGATGTCGGAAAAATCCGACCACATAACGAAGATGCTGTTAAAATTTATAAAAATCAACATTGCTCAATTATTGTAGTAGCCGATGGCATGGGAGGGCATGAAGCGGGAGAAGTCGCAAGTGCCATGGTATTAAAAACAATCGAGCAATACTTTAATGAGGACTTAACATTTGATGACTCAGAAATATTGAGAAAATGGTTAAAGAAGATTTTACATCAAGTAAATCAAGATATCTTGACGTATATTGAAGATCATCATATCTCACATGGAATGGGAACGACAGCTATTGTAACTGTGATGACTAAGTCTTTTATCGCATTTGCACATATTGGGGATAGTCGAGCTTATCTTTTATCCCATCACCAATTAAGACAGATTACAAAGGATCATACCTTCGTTCGTAAACTAGTCGAAGAAGGAAAACTATCTGAACAAGAAGCAAAAAATCATCCACATCGTAATATTATTATGAATGCTCTTGGGGTGAATAAAGAATTGAAATTTGATTATCTTGTGTTAGAGCATTATCAATTAGATGCCATCTTACTTTGTACAGACGGGTTAACATCGATGGTAGATGATCAAGAGATTCTTGCTATTTTAAGCAAACAAACGTCAACAGAAGAAAAAGTAAATTTACTGATTGAAGTGGCGAATCGTAATGGAGGAAAAGATAATATATCAGTGGCTTTATGCGAACGCCTCGAAGGGAGTGACTCTTTATGA
- the rlmN gene encoding 23S rRNA (adenine(2503)-C(2))-methyltransferase RlmN has product MEFKSIFSLNIEDWQNWLVANNQPKFRAKQIFDWLYKKRVPSIDEMSNLPKDLKHLLSETFDFTTLSERKKQIASDGTTKFLFELADGNLIETVLMRHNYGYSVCVTTQVGCRIGCKFCASTLSGLKRNLEAGEIVAQVLRVQQYLDETEGRVSHIVVMGIGEPFENYDNLTRFINIINDDKGLNIGARHITVSTSGIVPKIYDFAEHHPQVSFAISLHAPTDELRTQLMPINRAYPLEKLMEAAKFYVNKTHRRITFEYGLIKNVNDTVECATKLADLLKGMNCHVNLIPVNYVPERGFDRTPIEHIEQFEKTLKKRGINATVRRELGSDIDAACGQLRAKEGAL; this is encoded by the coding sequence ATGGAGTTTAAATCCATTTTTAGTTTAAATATTGAAGATTGGCAGAATTGGTTAGTAGCCAATAACCAACCAAAGTTTCGTGCGAAACAAATTTTTGATTGGTTATATAAAAAACGTGTGCCATCAATTGATGAGATGAGTAATTTACCGAAAGATTTAAAACATTTATTAAGTGAAACATTTGATTTCACAACCTTATCAGAACGTAAAAAACAAATCGCAAGTGATGGAACAACAAAGTTTTTATTTGAATTAGCAGATGGAAACTTAATTGAAACGGTGTTAATGCGTCACAACTATGGTTATTCTGTTTGTGTGACGACACAAGTTGGGTGCCGCATTGGATGTAAGTTCTGTGCTTCTACCTTAAGCGGCTTAAAACGTAATTTAGAGGCAGGGGAAATTGTAGCACAAGTTTTACGTGTTCAACAATACTTAGATGAAACAGAAGGTCGTGTTAGTCATATTGTTGTGATGGGAATTGGAGAACCATTTGAAAATTATGATAATTTAACTCGATTCATTAATATTATTAATGATGATAAAGGGTTAAATATTGGAGCACGTCATATTACTGTTTCAACAAGTGGGATTGTTCCGAAAATTTATGATTTTGCCGAGCATCATCCTCAAGTTTCATTTGCGATTTCATTACATGCACCAACCGATGAATTGCGTACGCAATTAATGCCAATTAACCGTGCTTATCCATTAGAAAAGTTAATGGAAGCGGCGAAGTTTTATGTAAATAAAACACATCGTCGTATCACTTTTGAATATGGATTAATTAAAAATGTCAATGATACAGTAGAATGTGCAACAAAATTAGCGGACTTATTAAAAGGAATGAATTGTCACGTCAATTTAATTCCGGTGAATTATGTACCGGAACGTGGGTTTGATCGTACACCAATTGAACATATTGAACAATTTGAGAAGACATTAAAAAAACGTGGGATTAATGCAACTGTTCGACGCGAGTTAGGAAGTGACATCGACGCGGCTTGTGGACAGTTAAGAGCTAAAGAGGGGGCTTTATAG